The following coding sequences are from one Zalophus californianus isolate mZalCal1 chromosome 5, mZalCal1.pri.v2, whole genome shotgun sequence window:
- the LOC113928626 gene encoding olfactory receptor 2AJ1-like yields the protein MKHLENDSFTEFILLGLLQYNPTHFCIFVLITMMFLFTLTGNSLLILLILVDCHLHTSMYFFLWQLSLIDILFTLTSVPKMMTNYLLHKEVISTSDCGFQIFLGLALGGTECILLGLMSYDRYVAICKPLHYPLLMNWPLCRQMAVSSWTSGIFNALIHTVCTMRLPFCGSKEINHFYCELPVVLHLSCEDTLTYETGILISTTILLLIPFSVILASYTLILVTVIQMSSAEGRKKAFSTCSSHLTVVSLYYGAIIFMYMRPISSHTSGQDKVASVFYTILTPMLNPMIYSLRNKDVMRALEKILCKCLLYFKM from the coding sequence ATGAAACATTTGGAGAATGACAGTTTCACTGAATTTATTCTTCTGGGTCTGCTGCAATATAACCCAACTCACTTCTGCATATTTGTGCTTATCACCATGATGTTCCTTTTCACACTAACTGGAAACAGCCTCCTAATTCTGCTGATCTTGGTAGATTGTCATCTCCATACTTctatgtatttcttcctttggcAGCTCTCTCTCATTGACATCCTTTTCACACTTACCAGCGTCCCCAAGATGATGACAAACTACCTTCTACATAAGGAAGTCATCTCCACATCTGACTGTGGTTTCCAGATCTTCCTGGGGTTGGCCCTGGGTGGGACTGAGTGTATCCTCTTGGGACTCATGTCCTATGACCGATATGTTGCCATCTGCAAACCTTTACACTATCCACTTCTCATGAACTGGCCCCTCTGTAGGCAGATGGCTGTTAGCTCATGGACCAGTGGTATTTTCAATGCCTTGATACATACTGTCTGCACCATGAGATTGCCGTTTTGTGGATCCAAAGAAATCAATCATTTCTACTGTGAACTTCCTGTTGTCTTGCATCTCTCCTGTGAGGATACCTTGACCTATGAAACTGGGATTTTGATCAGCACCACCATTCTGCTTCTGATTCCATTTTCAGTCATCCTTGCCTCCTACACACTCATCCTGGTCACTGTCATTCAAATGTCTTCTGCTGAGGGCCGAAAAAAAGCATTCTCAACCTGCTCATCTCACCTGACAGTGGTCAGTTTATATTATGGTGCCATCATTTTCATGTATATGCGACCAATCTCTTCCCATACTTCAGGCCAAGATAAAGTTGCATCTGTCTTCTACACTATTCTGACACCCATGCTCAACCCCATGATTTATAGTCTTCGGAATAAAGATGTGATGCGAGCCCTGGAAAAAATTCTATGCAAGtgtttactatattttaaaatgtga